ACCGGAGGTCCTAACCACCATGTTCAACCAGAAATTACATGCTGCAGACATTATCGAGTTCGAAATCGCAGAAGAGCTGCGCTATGAGACCGATCCCTGCGAATTGAAACTGGATGAGATGATCGAGGCGGAGCCGGAACCGGAGATGATCGAAGGGCTGCCCGCATCCGATGCGCTCACCCCTGCCGATCGTTATCTGGAACTTTTTGAACACGTACAGTCGACGCGCCTGTTTGCGGACAGCAAAACATTCCCTGACTGCGCGCCGAAGATGGACCCGCTGGATATTCTGATTCGCTACCGTAAGGTTCGACGCCATCGAGACTTCGACCTCGCCCGGTTTGTGGAGAATCACTTCTGGATGCCAGATAATCTGACAACTGAGTATGTCTCCGATCCCAGTCTGTCGCTCAAAGAACATATTGATAATCTGTGGCCGGTGCTGACGCGCGAGCCGCAGGATCACATCCCATGGTCATCGCTGCTGGCGCTGCCGCAGGCGTATATCGTGCCGGGCGGTCGATTCAGCGAAACTTACTACTGGGATTCGTATTTCACTATGCTGGGCCTAGCGGAAAGTGGGCGCAACGATCTGCTCAAGTGCATGGCAGATAACTTCGCATGGATGATTGAGCGCTACGGCCATATCCCGAACGGCAACCGTACCTATTATCTCAGCCGCTCACAGCCGCCGGTATTTGCGCTGATGGTCGAGCTGTTTGAAGAGGACGGCGTACGCGGGGCGAAGCGTTATCTGGATCATCTGATGATGGAGTATGCGTTCTGGATGGACGGCGCTGACTCGCTGATTCCGAACCAGGCCTACCGTCACACGGTGCGCATGCCGGACGGCTCACTGCTCAACCGCTATTGGGATGACCGCGATACCCCGCGCGATGAGTCATGGATAGAAGACGTTGAAACGGCCAAACACTCCAGTCGTCCGCCGAACGAAGTGTATCGCGATCTGCGCGCAGGCGCGGCGTCCGGCTGGGATTACTCCTCTCGCTGGCTGCGCGATGCCGGACGGCTCGCCAGCATCCGCACCACGCAATTTATCCCGATCGATTTGAACGCGTTCTTGTTCAAACTCGAAAGTGCAATTGCCAATATTTCGGCATCGAAAGGCGATAAAGAGACGTCTGAGCTATTTCGTCAAAAAGCCAATGACCGCCGTGCCGCCGTGAACCGATTCCTGTGGGATGACGAAAACAGCTGTTATCGCGATTACGACTGGCGACGCGAAGAGATGGGGCTATTTTCTGCCGCCAGCATCGTGCCTCTGTATGTCGGAATGGCGACGCACGAACAAGCCGACCGTCTGGCGGATACGGTCAAAGCCCGCTTGCTTACGCCGGGCGGAATTATGGCGACCGAATACGAAACCGGCGAGCAGTGGGATAAACCGAACGGCTGGGCACCGCTGCAATGGATGGCCATCCAGGGGTTCAAACAGTACGGCAATGATTCACTGGGGGATGAGATCGCCTGGAGCTGGCTGCAAACGGTGAATCACTTCTACAAAGCGCATCACAAGTTGATTGAAAAATATCACATTGCCAGCAGCACACCGCGCGAAGGGGGTGGGGGTGAATATCCGTTGCAGGATGGTTTTGGCTGGACGAACGGCGTGGTGCGGCGTTTGATTGGGCTGTACGGGGAACCGTAGTTCCCCTCTGTTCAATGAATCTCTTTAGCGAATCACATCGTAAATATCCGCCTGGATTGACTGCCAACGTTTGTTGATTTCATCCGGCTGCGCTTGTGCTCGCAGCGTCGCTTGCTCGACTTCACGTTTCTGGCGCTTCACGACCGCAGGCACGGTACAAAAAGCCGCCAGGAACTGTTTACGCACCGACGTGAGCGGTTCCCCGTTCGACATCGCATGGCTCAAGGTGCTGATGAAACGGCGGCACGGTTTCTCCTCCACCATTTTCTGCGGATAGCGCATCAGCACTTCCAGCACCTCGTCGTTTTTAGACGCCATTGCCTGCTCGGTCCACGACAGCTTCCAGTCCATGCCACTTTGCAGGAACAGCAGCGTCATACGCGTATCGTTGCGATCGATGGCGGAACGGAGGCTGTTTTCGTCCCATGTCACGCCCATACGCGTCAGTTTTTCTCGCGGCGACGGCTTGTCACGCGTCTCTGGCAACGGGGCCTGCACCTGTGCTGTCACGGTGGCCGCCGGAGCAGAAGGCATTTCACTCACCACCAGCCACACGCCGCCCGCAATAATCGCGAGAACCATCACGCCCACGGCCCCCCACAGCGTACCGGAGATCAGCTGATCGCGTTGCTCTGGCGTGCGCGGCGCGCGCTGGGTCGGCTTTTCGATGCTGTCGCGCACCTCAAAGAGATCGCCGCCGGTCTGTCTGTCCATTTTTTGCGCGTTTTCCCAGAAGCTGTGGAGCTCGCTGGCATCGACCGCCATCAGCCCCGTCGGGTTGATGCGCGTGCGCCCCTCTTCGAAAGCGCGCTGGATAGGCCGGGAGATCTGCCCATAGTAATTATCCAGCATCAGGAGTTGCGCGGAGGTTAAGGTTTGCTGAACGGTCAGGGCATTACGAATCTGGCGAATATCATCCAGGAAAATCTGCAGCGTTTTACGCGGCTCAACCAGCAGGGTGAGGTTGGTGCCATCGTTAAACAGACGCGAGTAATAGCGGCTGAACTCTTTTTTATCGACCAGCATCTGCGCCATTTCGCTGAACATCATGCCGCTAAGGACATCGTTACGCTCACCGAGTTTCAGCCAGCGTCTGACGCGGTCGGCATTAAATAAAGTTTTTAAATGGTTATTCAGCCGAACCTGATCGGGCCACGCCTGCATAATTAACGATCTAATGATCAGCTCAATGGCACGCACCTGCTTATGCGCCTGCAATTGCTGTGATTCATTTCCCGGTGCGAGGTCTGTGTTGTAGCTCAGCAGGGGCTGTTGTAAACGCAGGTGTTCCAGCGAAGTGACGAAACGCACGGCAGCGATCAGCTGATTTTCACTCACATCCTGGCCGCTTTCATACTGCGGCACGCGCTGCTGTAAAAGCCGCAATTGCAGAGTGAAATCGGACATTTCGGCATCATTGAGATTCAGGCGCTTCGCCACTGCTCCCCATCCGCCCAAACCCAGGCGGGCCGTGTCGAGTTGTTCCAGGAACCAGCGGGGATCTTTCCCTTCAGAGACGCGTAGATCAAGTAACAGCAAGATCTCCACGGAGGCGAGCCGAATAATGCCGATGCATTGTTCAAATTGCCCACGAATGTGATGTGATGTGCTTGATGTCATCATTTACCTTAAGTACAGCAAAAAGGAGAAGTCGGCCGCAAAGGGCTAATTTTTTTAATTTATATGCCGTTAAACATAACCGAGAATATGGAGAAATAAAGTGACAATCCTATAATCATTGAAAATTGTTATAGGAGAAAGTGCATGCCGGTGATAACAACGCCCCGCCTGATTTGCTCACCTGTCGAGGAGCAAGACTGGCCGTTTTATCTGTCGCTCCAGCAGGATCCCGATGTGATGAAATTTGTTGCAAATCAGCGGCCAATTGCGGTGATCCGCGAGGCATTTGAACCGCGTCTTCAACACTGGTCGCCTGGCAGCGATCACTGGCTGTGTTTAATTGTGCGTGACGCCGCCAGCCAAAAACCGCTGGGAGCGATTGGATACATTCATAGAGAAAATGATTGCGCAGAAGTCGGGTTCTTATTCGCGCCGGAAGCTCAGGGTCAAGGCTATGGATATGAGTCGTTACGCGCGCTGTGTGATTTTGCGTTTGAGCAGGGCGGGATCCGTCGCCTGACCGCAACGGTCACGGCAGGCAACATTGCCTCCCGGCGCCTGCTGGAAAAAGCAGGCTTTGTGCTGGAAGGCGAGCTGCGAGAAAGCTTCTGGCTGTCTGGGGGCTGGCATAATGACTGGGTATTTGGCTTGCTCAAGCACGAGCATGTGGCACAAACACGCTGAGGATTACAGGAACATTCCCCCTGACACCTCAATGCGCTGCGCATTCATCCAGCCCAGCTCATCGCTCAGCAATGCCGCGATCGCGTCACCGATATCATCCGGCAGACCGACGCGGCCCAGCGCCGTTTGCGAAGCAATCATCTGATTCAGTTGCTCATTGTCTCGCACGCGACCGCCGCCAAAATCAGTTTCGATAGCACCCGGGGCGATGACATTGACTGATATGCCGCGCGCGCCCAGCTCTTTTGCCTGATAGCGCGTGAGC
This sequence is a window from Enterobacter sp. 638. Protein-coding genes within it:
- a CDS encoding alpha,alpha-trehalase → MFNQKLHAADIIEFEIAEELRYETDPCELKLDEMIEAEPEPEMIEGLPASDALTPADRYLELFEHVQSTRLFADSKTFPDCAPKMDPLDILIRYRKVRRHRDFDLARFVENHFWMPDNLTTEYVSDPSLSLKEHIDNLWPVLTREPQDHIPWSSLLALPQAYIVPGGRFSETYYWDSYFTMLGLAESGRNDLLKCMADNFAWMIERYGHIPNGNRTYYLSRSQPPVFALMVELFEEDGVRGAKRYLDHLMMEYAFWMDGADSLIPNQAYRHTVRMPDGSLLNRYWDDRDTPRDESWIEDVETAKHSSRPPNEVYRDLRAGAASGWDYSSRWLRDAGRLASIRTTQFIPIDLNAFLFKLESAIANISASKGDKETSELFRQKANDRRAAVNRFLWDDENSCYRDYDWRREEMGLFSAASIVPLYVGMATHEQADRLADTVKARLLTPGGIMATEYETGEQWDKPNGWAPLQWMAIQGFKQYGNDSLGDEIAWSWLQTVNHFYKAHHKLIEKYHIASSTPREGGGGEYPLQDGFGWTNGVVRRLIGLYGEP
- a CDS encoding STY4199 family HEPN domain-containing protein; this encodes MTSSTSHHIRGQFEQCIGIIRLASVEILLLLDLRVSEGKDPRWFLEQLDTARLGLGGWGAVAKRLNLNDAEMSDFTLQLRLLQQRVPQYESGQDVSENQLIAAVRFVTSLEHLRLQQPLLSYNTDLAPGNESQQLQAHKQVRAIELIIRSLIMQAWPDQVRLNNHLKTLFNADRVRRWLKLGERNDVLSGMMFSEMAQMLVDKKEFSRYYSRLFNDGTNLTLLVEPRKTLQIFLDDIRQIRNALTVQQTLTSAQLLMLDNYYGQISRPIQRAFEEGRTRINPTGLMAVDASELHSFWENAQKMDRQTGGDLFEVRDSIEKPTQRAPRTPEQRDQLISGTLWGAVGVMVLAIIAGGVWLVVSEMPSAPAATVTAQVQAPLPETRDKPSPREKLTRMGVTWDENSLRSAIDRNDTRMTLLFLQSGMDWKLSWTEQAMASKNDEVLEVLMRYPQKMVEEKPCRRFISTLSHAMSNGEPLTSVRKQFLAAFCTVPAVVKRQKREVEQATLRAQAQPDEINKRWQSIQADIYDVIR
- a CDS encoding GNAT family protein, which codes for MPVITTPRLICSPVEEQDWPFYLSLQQDPDVMKFVANQRPIAVIREAFEPRLQHWSPGSDHWLCLIVRDAASQKPLGAIGYIHRENDCAEVGFLFAPEAQGQGYGYESLRALCDFAFEQGGIRRLTATVTAGNIASRRLLEKAGFVLEGELRESFWLSGGWHNDWVFGLLKHEHVAQTR